GGGAAATCTCAACTTGAGATCTTCTACAACTTTTGCTGCATTCATAATCTTTTTTCCTTTTTAAAATTGAACTAATTTGCGGTTTTTGTCTGATTTCTGTTGCAAAGGTAAAGCAAAAATTCAAAATAGCAAACATTTTATCATTTTTTTTGCCTAAAAACTTACTTTTTGACACTTTGCTTGATATATATCAATTTCTTAGTTCCCAAAATGCTACTGCTGCAGCTGCAGCCACATTTAGTGAGTCAACATCGTGAGCCATGGGGATGCGAACTACGTAGTCGGCCTGGGTGATACTTTCATGGGGGAGACCGTCGCCTTCTGTCCCCATTATCACTGCAAGTCGTGGTTCTGCTTTTAATCTTGGGTCGTCAAGGGATATAGAGTCGTCGGACAGCGCCATCGCAACAGTGCTAAACCCTTCTTTTTTCAATTCGCTCAGTGATGTGTCTGTCCATGTCCATGGTACTAAGAATACCGTTCCCATTGATACACGAACGGAACGGCGGTTCAACGGATCACAGGAATCGTTGGTAAGTATTACTGCGTCTATGCCTAATGCAGCGGCTGAACGGAATATGGCCCCAATATTGGTGGTATCGCAAACTCCTTGAATAACCACTAATCGTCGAGCGTTCTTACAAACTTCTGCCACCGTTGGTAATTCTGGTCGCTTCATAGCACACAGCACTCCACGTGTCAAAGTGTATCCGGTAAGCTCGGCTAACAACGGACGACTTCCTGTATATATAGGTATATCAGGACAACGCTCTATGATAGAGGCCGCATCACCCTCTATATGCCGTTCTTCGCATAGCAGTGAAACGGGTTGGTAGCCTGCATTAAGAGCAACATTAATTACTTTTGGACTCTCTGCAATGAATAGTCCTCCATTTGTTTGTCGAAGTTGTGCTTCAGTGAGCTTGGAATAGCAAGCCACCTCTGTGTGGTTTAGCGAATTTAGGTGTATGATGTTCATGTTTTAAATCTATCGTTCATGTTTCAGGCTAAAATAGCCAATGCGATGATTCCTTCCTTTTCTGCCTAAAGAGCGTAGTTGATAAATGCCATCAGGCAAAGACGATATGTTAAGTGTCTTTCCACTATAGGGGCGTATTTCCAAGGTTTGCCCCAAGATGGTTTCAATTACTATGTAGTCGGCATCAAGGGTTGCTCCTTTAGATGGTAAGTCAATGATACCTGTTGTAATCTGAATGCTAAGCGGACTGAATGCTGATGATTGACGAAACTCTGGCGCATCTATCTGAAGAGCGTCACTTTCCAGTCCGTAACGATCTTGAGCAGTAACTGCATAGAAAAGCCCTGGTTGAACATGCAGTTCATTTTTCATCAAACGTGTAGCTACTAAGTTGCTGGCCTTGGTGATGTCAACAGGGTATTCTTTCGAGGCATATACATTATATAATAGGTACGTATCGCGCATACCATTATTTTCTGTGCCCCATTTTAGTATTCCGTCATTTAGTGTCAGTGACTGGGGACGTGAAGGTCGCTTGTTACTCATCCATGTCATGGGGGGAATTAGCGATGGGGTAGCATCGAATCTGCTTCCCAGCTCGTATATTCCTTTTACATTGTCAGTGAAGAATTTAGAACGGAAAAAGCAGTGACCGAGCCCAATTTGGCGTAGTACATTCAGTTGGCGTTCTACTACGTCTATTGTCCACCGTCCTTCTTTCGGATCAAGAAAATAAATTCCTAAGCCAGGCACTACAAAGCGTTGATAGCTATGTTCCTTCCAGTCGATGGCAAATGGAAAGAAGTTGTTGTCTCTGAAATACATCATAGGAAAGAGAGCGTCCATCACACCTTCTTTCAACCACATTTGTGCATCCTGGCAAACGGTAGTCCTTGCATTCCATCCATGGGAAGAATAGCGGAGTAAGTCGTCATGCTTTCCAATGGGGGAACACGATACCATTACCCATGGTTTGATGGCCTTCACGGTATGATAGATTTTCCTGACAATCGTAGTGATATTACTACGTCCCTTTTGGCGACTAACGCGTAGTTTCCAAGTCTCTGGATAGCGGATATAGTCTAAGTGAACACCATCCACATCATAGCGCTTCACAATTTCCCGACATATATTGGCAAGATAATCGGCCGTTTCTGTCTTTTCCGGATTCATATATCCTTCATCGCCTATCTTAGTCACTATTTTAGGGTGGGTCTTTCGCAATTGAGCACACCCGTATTTGTTCCATTTTCCAATGGGAATTGTAACCACCCATGCGTGGAGTTGCATTCCGCGACGGTGACATTCGTCGATAGCGAATTGCAGAGGGTCATAATTTGGCGCTTTTCCTGGCCTGCCTGTTATACACCCATCCCAAGGTTCTATTGTAGAAGGATAAATAGTGGTTCCTCGGACGCGCGTTTGAAGAAAAACCGTATTGATTCCGGCCCTTTTCAGTTTGTCAAGAGTTCTGCAAAGTTCCTCTTTCTGTAAAGAAGGAGAGTAGGAGTGTGGCCAGTCAATACCGCCAATAGTAGTAAGCCACATGGCACGTATTTCGTATTTTGGACACACCATTTCCTGAGCCTCTATCCGTTGGAAAATACCTGAAATACAAAGGCAAATTAAAAGCAAAGATATGATTCGTTTCATTAGCTGTATTTTTATGTGCAAAAATAACTAATTTATCCCGAAAATACGATATTTTTGACAATTGAGTTTTTATTTTACAATTAATTTATTACTTTTGCAGGTGATATAGCTTTATATACCAGAGAAAGATTATGATCACTTTTATTGTAAGTCTTATTTTACTCATTTTAGGCTATTTTGTCTATGGTAGAATAATAGAACGTATTTTTGCACCAGACAACAGGGTAACACCCGCTGTAAGAAAAGCTGATGGATTAGACTTCATAGTACTTCCATCATGGAAAATTTTTATGATTCAGTTCCTGAACATTGCAGGAACGGGTCCTATCTTTGGTGCCATTATGGGCGCTAAGTTTGGTCCTGTTTCCTATTTATGGATTGTGTTTGGTTGTATTTTTGCCGGTGCCACACACGACTATCTTTCAGGAATGCTTTCCATGCGTCATGACGGTGCTGGCCTGCCCGAGCTCATAGGAACTTATTTAGGTAAGGGCGCAAAGAAGTTAATGCTGGTATTTACCGTCCTCTTGCTCACTATGGTGGGGACTGTATTTGTCTATTCGCCTGCCGAGATTCTTCACAATATTGGTGGTTCGTTTATGATGTGGGTAATCATTATTTTTGGCTACTATGTTATTGCCACCATGATGCCTATCGACAAAATTATTGGAAAAGTATATCCATTGTTTGCTTTCTCACTCCTATTCATGGCTGCCGCATTGATGATTGTGCTGTTTTTAAAATGGCCTTCATTACCGGAACTATGGACAAATTTTGAGAATATGGGCTTTAATGCAAGCGAGAAGTGGACTGACCAGCTGTTTCCGTGCCTGTTTATCACAATTGCCTGCGGAGCCATTAGCGGTTTCCACGCCACTCAGAGTCCTTTGATGGCACGCTGCGTGAAGAGTGAAAAATTGGGACGTCCCATCTTCTATGGAGCCATGATTACAGAAGGAATGGTAGCTCTCATCTGGGCAACAGTTTCCATGTATTTCTTTTATGGTGAACCCTCGCCTGGTTATGACTTGATGAATATTGAGACGGGCTTTTCTACTTCAGCACCAGCTGTAGTTAATATCGTTTGCAACGACTGGCTTGGAGCGTTTGGAGGAATCCTCGCTATGTTGGGCGTTGTTGCAGCTCCTATCACTAGTGGCGACACCGCATTTCGTTCAGCCCGACTTATTGTTTCTGAGTGGCTGCACATCAAACAGCGTCCCATACCAAACCGTCTGATGGTGAGCATACCATTGTTCGTTTGCTCCATCGCCATGCTTATATGGCAGATAGAAAATCCCGATGGCTTCAATACCATTTGGCAGTATTTTGGATGGAGCAATCAGGCACTGTCTGTCTTTACACTTTGGACCCTCACTGTCTATTTGGTACGCCAGCATAAGTTTTTCTATATCACCTTGATCCCAGCGCTGTTCATGACCTCTGTGTGTACCACTTTCCTCTTTATTTCAAAACAGGCATTCCATCTACCAGAACTGTTGGCTTATACCTTAGGGGGCATCTGTACCATTGTGGCCATCATTTGGTTTACTCTTTGGTATCACCATCAAAAGAAAGAGCAGAAGATAGGGGAATAGCTTAATTAGAAACCGTTGTTTGTAATAATACCTCATTTTATTAGATATGAAAAAGAAACTATTCACGATGTTGATGGCACTGTTGTTCTCAGCTGCCAGCTTTGCTCAGTTTGAGCAGGGTAAATTATATGTTAACGCTGCATTGTCAGGCTTTGACCTGAACTATACAGGTGCTGAGAAGTGGAAGTGTGATTTGAACTTGAAGACAGGCTACCTGTTTGAAAACAACTGGATGGTGCTTGGGCAGTTCGACTATAATTATCGCAAGTACCAACCTAACACTCTTTCTTTAGGAGCAGGTGTTCGTTATTATGTAGAAGCCAACGGCCTTTACCTGGGTGCTGGTGCCAACTATATGCATCGTGGGGTAGATGATTGTTCTGTTGATGACTTTGTACCCAGCATTCATGTCGGATATGCTTACTTCCTGAGTCGTACAGTAACCATCGAGCCTGAGTTCTATTACAATCAAAGTCTTAAAGATCATAGCAACTATAGTGGCCCCGGTGTTCGCATCGGCTTAGGTATCTATCTCGATGATCTCCTGAAATAGTAATGTCTTACAAGAGAGTTATCTCTTTACTGATATTAGGCACTTATTAATAATTATAAAGAAAATAGAATATGCTTTCTGTAGAAGAATTAGTTGACAGACTAATAGATCTTTCGTTCGCTGAAGATATAGGCGATGGTGACCATACCACCTTGTGCTGCATCCCTGAAAATGCAATGGGAAAATCACATCTTCTTATCAAGGAAGATGGCATTCTTGCAGGTGTCGAAGTGGCTAAAGAGGTGTTCCATCGCTTTGACCCAGAAATGAAAGTTGAGGTATTGATGGGCGATGGCTCAAAAGTGAAAAAGGGTGATGTGGCGATGGTTGTAACTGGTCGCGTACGTTCACTACTTCAAACAGAGCGTTTGATGTTGAACATCATGCAGCGTATGAGTGGAATTGCCACAATGACTGCCCGCTATGTGGAACGGCTTAAAGGTACAAATACTCGAGTACTTGATACTCGTAAAACCACTCCAGGCATGCGTATGTTAGAGAAACAGGCCGTGAAAATAGGTGGTGGCTGTAATCATCGCATTGGTTTGTTCGATATGATCCTTCTCAAGGACAATCATGTTGACTTCGCTGGCGGCATTGTAAATGCTATCGACCGCTGTCATGCATACTTGGCTGAAAAGGGCCTCAACTTGAAAATCGAGATCGAAGTACGTTCTTTCGACGAACTCAATCAAGTATTGGAGCATGGTGGAGTAGATCGTATTATGCTTGACAACTTTTCTGTTGCCGACACGAAGAAGGCAGTAGAAATAATCAATCATCGTTACGAGACAGAATCTAGTGGCGGTATCACTTTCGACACTATTCGCGATTATGCAGAGCAGGGTGTTGATTTCATTTCTGTTGGTGCTCTGACTCATTCTGTCAAAGGACTCGACATGAGTTTTAAGGCTTGTTAGTTCAAAGTATTTTTCTCTAAATAGAGAGTGTAAAGTAAACTATGTCTTACTACTTTTATTGTAGCCTGACATAGTTTACTTTAGACTCTCAACTACCGTTCTATTGGATTGCAACTACCTTTCTATTGGATTGCAACTACCTTTCTATTGGATTGCAACTACCTTTCTATTGGATTGCAACTACCTTTCTATTGGATTGCAACTACCTTTCTATTGGATTGCAACTACCTTTCTCTTGAATTGCAACTACCGTTCTATTGCATTGTAACTACCGTTCTATTGTGTAGCAACTACTATTCTATTGCAATTACCGTCGAGACACCAAGTAGTTAAAATGAACCCCGAAAGTTAGAAAAATACTTTCGGGGTTCACTTCGAAATGACACATTCTCTATATTATATATACAAATGTTAATCGTGCAGACTAAGTATGAAACGGGTGCCCTTGGTGAATTCTGGATCTACAGTAATATCGCCGTTCATCTTCAGTGCCATTTGCTTGCAAATGGGGAGGCCGAGACCGTCACCTTCGGTAAGATCCCTAATTTCGAGGAATGGCTTAAATATGTCTTCCCGTTTTTCTTCGGGAATTACAATACCAGTGTTTTGAACAATAAATTGATGTGAATGGGCACCACGCTTTTTAAACTCAAGACGGATATGACCATCTTCTTGAGTGAAGTAAACTGCATTGCTGAGCAGATGCTGAAGAATATGGGTTACATACTCTCTATTTATCCTAACATTGGTCTTTGGTACATTCACTGTGAACTGGACATTTGGCTTTAGCTGTTTTCTTATCTGCTCGGCCAGCTCTTCACAGAAGGGTTGAATATTTAGCTCTTCGGTTTCTACCAC
The sequence above is a segment of the Prevotella sp. E9-3 genome. Coding sequences within it:
- a CDS encoding RNA methyltransferase, which translates into the protein MNIIHLNSLNHTEVACYSKLTEAQLRQTNGGLFIAESPKVINVALNAGYQPVSLLCEERHIEGDAASIIERCPDIPIYTGSRPLLAELTGYTLTRGVLCAMKRPELPTVAEVCKNARRLVVIQGVCDTTNIGAIFRSAAALGIDAVILTNDSCDPLNRRSVRVSMGTVFLVPWTWTDTSLSELKKEGFSTVAMALSDDSISLDDPRLKAEPRLAVIMGTEGDGLPHESITQADYVVRIPMAHDVDSLNVAAAAAVAFWELRN
- a CDS encoding glycoside hydrolase family 10 protein, encoding MKRIISLLLICLCISGIFQRIEAQEMVCPKYEIRAMWLTTIGGIDWPHSYSPSLQKEELCRTLDKLKRAGINTVFLQTRVRGTTIYPSTIEPWDGCITGRPGKAPNYDPLQFAIDECHRRGMQLHAWVVTIPIGKWNKYGCAQLRKTHPKIVTKIGDEGYMNPEKTETADYLANICREIVKRYDVDGVHLDYIRYPETWKLRVSRQKGRSNITTIVRKIYHTVKAIKPWVMVSCSPIGKHDDLLRYSSHGWNARTTVCQDAQMWLKEGVMDALFPMMYFRDNNFFPFAIDWKEHSYQRFVVPGLGIYFLDPKEGRWTIDVVERQLNVLRQIGLGHCFFRSKFFTDNVKGIYELGSRFDATPSLIPPMTWMSNKRPSRPQSLTLNDGILKWGTENNGMRDTYLLYNVYASKEYPVDITKASNLVATRLMKNELHVQPGLFYAVTAQDRYGLESDALQIDAPEFRQSSAFSPLSIQITTGIIDLPSKGATLDADYIVIETILGQTLEIRPYSGKTLNISSLPDGIYQLRSLGRKGRNHRIGYFSLKHER
- a CDS encoding carbon starvation protein A — protein: MITFIVSLILLILGYFVYGRIIERIFAPDNRVTPAVRKADGLDFIVLPSWKIFMIQFLNIAGTGPIFGAIMGAKFGPVSYLWIVFGCIFAGATHDYLSGMLSMRHDGAGLPELIGTYLGKGAKKLMLVFTVLLLTMVGTVFVYSPAEILHNIGGSFMMWVIIIFGYYVIATMMPIDKIIGKVYPLFAFSLLFMAAALMIVLFLKWPSLPELWTNFENMGFNASEKWTDQLFPCLFITIACGAISGFHATQSPLMARCVKSEKLGRPIFYGAMITEGMVALIWATVSMYFFYGEPSPGYDLMNIETGFSTSAPAVVNIVCNDWLGAFGGILAMLGVVAAPITSGDTAFRSARLIVSEWLHIKQRPIPNRLMVSIPLFVCSIAMLIWQIENPDGFNTIWQYFGWSNQALSVFTLWTLTVYLVRQHKFFYITLIPALFMTSVCTTFLFISKQAFHLPELLAYTLGGICTIVAIIWFTLWYHHQKKEQKIGE
- a CDS encoding outer membrane beta-barrel protein — encoded protein: MKKKLFTMLMALLFSAASFAQFEQGKLYVNAALSGFDLNYTGAEKWKCDLNLKTGYLFENNWMVLGQFDYNYRKYQPNTLSLGAGVRYYVEANGLYLGAGANYMHRGVDDCSVDDFVPSIHVGYAYFLSRTVTIEPEFYYNQSLKDHSNYSGPGVRIGLGIYLDDLLK
- the nadC gene encoding carboxylating nicotinate-nucleotide diphosphorylase, which gives rise to MLSVEELVDRLIDLSFAEDIGDGDHTTLCCIPENAMGKSHLLIKEDGILAGVEVAKEVFHRFDPEMKVEVLMGDGSKVKKGDVAMVVTGRVRSLLQTERLMLNIMQRMSGIATMTARYVERLKGTNTRVLDTRKTTPGMRMLEKQAVKIGGGCNHRIGLFDMILLKDNHVDFAGGIVNAIDRCHAYLAEKGLNLKIEIEVRSFDELNQVLEHGGVDRIMLDNFSVADTKKAVEIINHRYETESSGGITFDTIRDYAEQGVDFISVGALTHSVKGLDMSFKAC